The Fusarium falciforme chromosome 10, complete sequence DNA segment CTAGAATGCATTAGTTCTTCAACCGACGTCCGTTGAACCTCCATGTTGGCAGTCCATGTTTTCAGGCCAGGGCTAGATACTAGCCGCGGCCATGCTCCCACTTCACCTCATGTTTCCTGGCCAAAGGCCCGAAAGAATGGCATCGCCAAGTGGACCTTGCTTTCCAGGTTTTGTAGAACCATTCATGACTATTACCGCGGGGTTCCGGGGTACGGGGATGCCCAACCTATCCATTATAAAGAGGGAAGCTTACGTACGGTCATGATGTGAACAAGATCTACATGGCCTCAACGCCCTTTGTTCATTCCAATCAAATCAACTCCCACCAGTACCTGGCTACACCATGAAGCTTCTTGTAGTTCTTGCAGTTGCGTTGGGAGCACCCGCTTATGCGGTCCAATGCGCCAACGAGAGCGCCTCTTGTcacgaggagctcgagaggTTTTGGAGCTACGGCCGTTCACCTCCTGTCTACCCTTCTCGTAAGTCTTATTCACCAATCAGTCACTGTTTCACCCCGTGAGACTTATACTTATCCATTCAGCTCCCGCTACTGGTCTGGGTGACTGGCAGGAAGCATTCAAGCAAGCTCGGTTATTTGTTTCCCAAATGACCATCGAAGAAAAAGCAAACCTCACCAGTGGCTACGAAGGTATCAACGGCTGTGGCGGAAATGGTGGCAGTGTACCACGCCTCAACGTTCCTGGCCTATGCTACGCCGATGCGAGCGCCGGAGTGCGGGCGCAGGAGGGCGTCAACTCGTATCCCCCAGGCCTTCACGTCGGCGCCAGCTGGAACCGAGAACTAGCCTACGCCAGAGCTCTTCATCTGGGAGCGGAGTTCAAGCGCAAGGGAGCCAACGTCGCCTTGGCCCCTTCGATCGGTGGTTTGGGGAGAGTTGTCAAGGGAGGACGAAACTGGGAATCTCCGAGCAACGACCCTTACCTGACGGGCGCCTTGATTCGTCCGACGGTCCAGGGTCTACAGAAGTCGGTCATTGCTTGTGTAAAGCACTTAATCGCAAACGAACAAGAAACCAGCCGCAAGGCTCCCGAGTTTCTTCCCCACAAGTTCAATGCCTCTGTCTCGTCTAATCTCGATGACAAGACGATGCACGAACTTTACCTGTGGCCTTTTTACGATGCTATTCACGCAGGAGCTGGATCTGTCATGTGCGCCTACAATCGTGTCAACAACAGCTATTCCTGCCAGAACAGTAAGCTTATAAACGGCCTCTTGAAGGAAGAGCTTGGATTCCAGGGCTTTGTCGTCACGGATTGGTATGAGCACAAGAGCGGCGTGGCGAGCGCCAATGCTGGTCTGGACGTTGTCATGCCAGTGGCTCCCCTGTGGAACGGCAAAGAGGGCAGTCTGGTTGAGATGGTCAACAATGACTCAGTGGATGCTTCTCGTCTTGACGACATGGCGACTCGTATCGTTGCTTCTTGGCTGAAGTACGGTGCTTTGAATGGTACCAAGCCTGGTGTTGGCTTCCCCATCGACCCGACAAAGCCTCATGACTACGTCGAAGCCCGAGATCCTGCTTCCAATGCCGTCATCCTGCAAAGCGCCATCGAAGGCCATGTTCTCGTCAAAAACGTCAACAACGCTCTGCCTCTGAAGAAGCCTCGCTTCCTCTCCGTGTTTGGGTACGACGCTGCAGCACAGAACCTGAACACGCCCGATCCTAACCCCTTCACACTTTGGGCGATGGGATTCGGAGGTGGCCAACGCTACCTTAATGGTAGTCTATTCACCAACGATACCCTATTCTCGCTTTTCGGCGCGAGCCTAGACATGAGCCAAGTTGGGCCTTCTGTCTTTCTCAACGGAACTCTTATTTCTGGTGGAGGCTCTGGTTCTTCGACAGGCGTAATCGATGCACCTCTGGATGCACTGAAACGTCAAGCATACGATGATGGAACATTTCTCTTTTGGGACACGGTATCCTTCACCCCAAACGTCAACCCAGCTTCCGAAGCTTGCTTGGTCTTCATTAACGCGATGGCGTCCGAGAGCCACGACCGCAAAAACCTGACCGACCCTTACTCGGATCACCTCGTCACATCTGTGGCGTCCAAGTGCCGCAACACAATGGTTGTGGTGCACGCAGCAGGCATCCGGCTTGTTGACCCTTGGATCGAGCACCCCAACGTCACGGCCGTCATCATGGCCCACCTTCCAGGTCAAGATTCTGGTCGTGCCTTGGTAGAGATCCTGTATGGAAGACAGTCTCCATCCGGGAGACTACCCTACATGATAGCCAAGCAAGAGTCGGACTATGGATCTATCCTAGACCCGGGCTTTCCGAGTGATGAGACACCGTATTACCCTCAAAGCAACTTTACTGAAGGTGTCTTTATTGATTATAAGCACTTTGAACATTATAGTATCAAGCCGAGGTTCGAATTTGGATTCGGTTTGACTTACACGACATTTGAATACTCCAACCTGATGGTCGACGTTGATGAGTCTGCCAGTCTCCTCCCACCTAACCCGAAAATCGTGTTGGAAGGTGGGGTCAGCTCACTCTGGGATCAAATTGGTTCCGTAACTTGTACAATTAAGAACACGGGCAACTTTACATCCGCCGAGGTTGCTCAGCTGTACCTGCATCTCCCTGGCGACGGGCCATCCAAGGTCCTCCGCGGtttcgagaagaagacgctTGTCCCAGGAGCGAGTAACAATTTCACATTTCCCCTGCAGAGGCGTGACCTCAGCTCCTGGGATACCGTTAGGCAGCAGTGGGTTCTTAATAGGGGTTCGTACGACGTCATGGTGGGCAAGAGTGTTTTGGATATCCAGCTTCGCGGAAACTTTACCTTGAACTGAGGTAATCGTCCATAGTGACAAAGTGTCCTGAATAACAGTATATTGGAGTCTTTCAATTTCACAGATACGTTCCATGGCGTAGAATGGGGTGCGATTCAATAGAGCAGAGTAAGCCGTATACTTCTCATGTCAATATCCCTTTGAATAAGCCCCGAGTCAATAGAGCAATGCATTCATGCTCCTCAAATAGACCTTATCTgcgaaaagaaaaaaaaaaaaaaaaaagcctccTTGGCGTAAAAGAACACGTATGTCATGCATGTTGACAGCAATGGCTCTGAAATGTGTTGGGCAAGATGTGACATGCGCAATTACGCCTTGcgaaaatcttattttattgcCGAACGTGGCTCCTCTATAACGCCtcgtctcctccacctccgtACGTGCTCATTCGGTTTCTACTCTCGATTTCCCGGCCTTGGTAAAATGAAATCTTAGCAAACTGTCGCTCTCGTTGCAGACCTTCTCCCAGAAGGGCGTGACGGGCGAGATGCTAGAGGATACCGCCATCCTATTTAGGGGGCACTGTGGCTTCTGGGGCAATGGCACAGGTCCGGCCGGTAAGCCGTGGTGCCCTACGTCTTGTCAAGGCCAACTCTCTGATGTTTACAACAGGGAAGTGTGTCAGGATCAACCCGAAGCGACTTCGAGATCAATGCTTGCCTGCGCATGCCAACTACTGCTACACCAGAGCCCTTTTAGACGGTCGACCCGTGGGTCATATAATCACATGTCGATTGGACTGGGATGGAAAACGTGTCTGCTGGGTGACGCAGCTGGTGGTTCACATGGAATATCGTCATCAAGCATCGCAACCACCCTTCTATGACTATCCAGGGTCGAGTCCAACGACATCTATGGCATCCTGAGTTCGCATCCATTCGCATGTATGGCGGCGGCCACCTATTGTTGCCATCTATATCAAAGCGACATTAGGAGGCCACAGCGTTCCTCGCAACAGTTTAGGGTACGTATCTTTAAGATACTCCTCTAAGAGCATGATTCTTTTATCATAGGTTAAATAAATGATACATAAGTCTTATGCTCTTATAGATTACTCGTCCATAAGTATTAGTTATGGCTTGCACAACTCTGGTTCAAGTCTTTGTGAGTCATACATAAGGGCAAACCAACGCGAATACACCCACACATGCGACTGACTTTGCGCCAGCAGGCCTGTGCTTAACTCTCCCACTCTTCACTTGTACCACGGTGCAAGAACAAAGCAGTCATAGGCTCTTTTCCAGAGAGATATTAAGGGCAACTGATTTAACTGTTTTCAATTCCATGCAACAGGGCAATTTACTTAATGACTAATTTCCAGTGGCAATGCTATGTCTCACTCCCAAAGACCCATTCGTTAACAATGACCTCGCATCTCGCTCCTTAATCTCCAAACCAGCACCCAACGATTGAGGTACTTTGACCCCATCCTTTGACGGCGCAGGGCCaaaacctcctcctccaggagTCATGATAATGACACGATCCCCAACCCCGAAATGCGACGTCTTGCGTGGTCCAAGTGAAACCTGCCTTGTCGCGCCGGTGACGGCATCCTTGCGGACCCAGATGTTCTGGCCTCGCTGGCCATCCTCTCCACCTTCGAGTCCATATGGTGCGGTGACTCTTCGGTCTGTGAGGACGGAAACCTGGAGCGGCATTCGGAACTCCATCTCCCGAATacatccatcaccacctcgccattgaccatcaccaccacttcCCTTGCGGATGGAGAACTCGTGAAGAATCACGGGATACCGTTTCTCCAAAATCTCTGGATCTGTGATGCGTGTGTTCGTCATGTGCGTGTGAACAGCGCTGGCACCGTGCCAGCCCTGACCAGCTCCAGCACCACCACAGATGGTCTCGTAGTATCCGAAGCCCTTGGTGACCTCCCCAGTGACGGGGTCAGTGCCACCACAGCCAAAGCTGAGGTTGTTCATTGTGCCTTGGGAGGCGGCTGCGGCGTTGAAGGCGCGGAGAACTAGATCGGCCACCTTCTGAGATGTCTCCGTGGTGCAACCGACGGTGCCGGCAGTTGGCGAGGGAGACAGAATGGTGTTCTTGGGGCAAACAACCTTGATCGGCTTGAGGCAGCCCTGGTTGAGCGGGATATCTGTCGAGATCATGGATCGGAGGCAGTACTGTTGAGAATGTTAGCGACCAATAACCTGGAGGTAGGCGGTGAAGCGAAACTTACCATGATGACAGAGTATGAGCAAGTAGGGGGAGCATTGAGGTTGCCCGAGTGCTCGGGGCCTGTACCAGTGAAATCGAAAACAGCCTCGCCAGTGTCCTTGTCGATGGTAACCTTGAGCTTGAAAGGAATGCCGTCGTCGTTGTACTCGGTGGCCTCAAGAACACCGCCCTCATGCTTGACGGCAAACTGCTTGAGCAGGTCGCGGACTGACTGAGCGGCATTGTCCTGAATAGCATGCATGTAAAGCTGCACAACGGGCCAGGTAAACTCCTTGATCAGAGCCCGAATCAGCTCAATTCCCTTTTGGTTGGAAGCAACGGCGGCCTTGAGATCGGCAATATTTTCGTTCAGTGTACGTGTTCCACTGCAGCCAGGGTAGGAAGCAGGCTCGTCATACAGACGCTTGATGAGACCAGCCTCATCGAACACGCCCTGGTCAATCATCTTGAACGACTCGATGGCGGCGCCCTCCTGCCACAGCTCAGTTGAGTTTGGCGGCATGGAACCTGGAACGATGCCGCCAATATCGGCGTGGTGACCACGGTTGGCGACAAAAAAGATGATCTCCTTAGGgttctcttcatcgtcaaagaCGGGAGTGATGGTTGTGATATCCGGCAGATGTGTACCGCCAGCTGTGGGATGGTTGCTGATGATGACATCACCAGGCTTCAGCTCACCAGCCTTGTATCGCTGTGCTTGGTAGGCGATGGCTGTGCTCATGGATCCAAGATGGCTGGGAACATGAGGAGCATTGGCAACGAGGCCTCCATCCGCAGAGAAGATGGCACACGAGTAATCCAGTCGTTCCTTAATATTGACCGAAATGGACGTCTTTTCCATCGTGTGTCCCATCTGCTCCGCAACCGTCATGAAGCGGTGGCCGAAAACACTGAGCTGCACAGGATCGACTGTCTGAGTAGTGACGCTTTGCTGTTCAGCCTTATCCACCTCGAGGACAACATGCTCAGGAAGGACGACAGCCTTGCTCAGATGATCGACAACGATAGTCTGCGTCTTATCGATGATCATAGCAGGACCAGTGATATGAACTCCGGGGCTGATCGACTTGAGCTCATAGACACTTGTTTGAGTCCAGCCATGCTTCTCGAAGAAGATCTTCCGTGAAAAGATGGGCGTGGGCACAGGAGTCAAGCCGTCAGAGTTGTACTTCTTAAGCTCTGCGAACGGACTGGAGATGTTGAGCACACGAGACTTGCCCACACTTCGAACACGAACATCATCGATCAAGATGTCTCGGGACTGGGAGAATCCAAACTCCTGCGTATGTCTCGCGGTGAAGGCATCACCAGCATCCTCCACGCGAGAAGAAACGGGGATCATGAGGGATGTATCGCTTCCCTTATATCTCATGTTGAGGAAGTATTCGTGCTCGGTTGACTTGGCATCAAAGCCTTGAGATTCCAGGCCCTTAGCTCCCTGGGATGATAGAGAGTCGAGTCTTGCCTTCACCTCAGGCACAACCTCCTTGGAGAAGGTGATTGCTGCAGGCTCTTGGTTCTCGACAACGACATCAGCCAGGGCCATTCCATACGCTGACAAGATGCTTGAGTAGCAGGGAATGATGGCTCGCTTAATACCGAGATCGCGGGCGATAAAGACGGCGTGCTGTCCACCGGCACCACCAAAGCAACCAAGGTTATGACTAGCCGCTCCATAGCCGCGGCCTTCGCTAAGAGTTCGGATAGGTCGAGTCATGGTGGCATTCGCAATAGCGAGGAAGCCAAGAGCCAGTGTCTCTGGGGTGAAGGGCTCGCCACCATCCTTCTCGCGGTTGACGACGTCCGTGAGAGCGGCAAACTTGGACTTGACAATGTCGAGATCCAGTCTTCGGGGGAAGAAATCGGGGATGAttcggccgaggaggaagttgGCGTCCGTCACGGTCAAGGGACCTCCTCTTCCGTAGCACGCAGGTCCTGGATTCGCACCAGCACTGCTGGGGCCGACCTTGAGGAGACCGTTCTCCCAAGCCAGGATAGAGCCACCACCAGCGGCGACGGTGTTGATGTCGAGTTGAGGAGTTTGGATCGTGACCTCAGCAATGGTACTCTCGAAAATGTGTTCAAGGGCACCGGAGTATCTGGCAACATCCGTGCTTGTACCGCCCTGGAGAAACGGTTagaaggaagagagaaaaaaatagCGAAACGAGGCCTTCACATACCATATCAAAGCCTAGCACTGGTGTGCCGTCAGCATCATCGTAGCATGTCCTCGACAAACCGACAACGCCTCCAGCAGGACCACTCAG contains these protein-coding regions:
- a CDS encoding Fn3-like domain-containing protein, whose protein sequence is MKLLVVLAVALGAPAYAVQCANESASCHEELERFWSYGRSPPVYPSPPATGLGDWQEAFKQARLFVSQMTIEEKANLTSGYEGINGCGGNGGSVPRLNVPGLCYADASAGVRAQEGVNSYPPGLHVGASWNRELAYARALHLGAEFKRKGANVALAPSIGGLGRVVKGGRNWESPSNDPYLTGALIRPTVQGLQKSVIACVKHLIANEQETSRKAPEFLPHKFNASVSSNLDDKTMHELYLWPFYDAIHAGAGSVMCAYNRVNNSYSCQNSKLINGLLKEELGFQGFVVTDWYEHKSGVASANAGLDVVMPVAPLWNGKEGSLVEMVNNDSVDASRLDDMATRIVASWLKYGALNGTKPGVGFPIDPTKPHDYVEARDPASNAVILQSAIEGHVLVKNVNNALPLKKPRFLSVFGYDAAAQNLNTPDPNPFTLWAMGFGGGQRYLNGSLFTNDTLFSLFGASLDMSQVGPSVFLNGTLISGGGSGSSTGVIDAPLDALKRQAYDDGTFLFWDTVSFTPNVNPASEACLVFINAMASESHDRKNLTDPYSDHLVTSVASKCRNTMVVVHAAGIRLVDPWIEHPNVTAVIMAHLPGQDSGRALVEILYGRQSPSGRLPYMIAKQESDYGSILDPGFPSDETPYYPQSNFTEGVFIDYKHFEHYSIKPRFEFGFGLTYTTFEYSNLMVDVDESASLLPPNPKIVLEGGVSSLWDQIGSVTCTIKNTGNFTSAEVAQLYLHLPGDGPSKVLRGFEKKTLVPGASNNFTFPLQRRDLSSWDTVRQQWVLNRGSYDVMVGKSVLDIQLRGNFTLN